In a single window of the uncultured Dysgonomonas sp. genome:
- a CDS encoding cyclodeaminase/cyclohydrolase family protein — MLVNLTVKEFLSQTAGNDPVPGGGSIAALNAAISAALAEMVANLTIGKKKYEDKEEMMKKLAASANNYRALFIHDIDADSDAYDQVFAAFKLPKETDEEKAERSKQIQATTTIAADVPMDVARKAFAIMEVIEEVAEHGNQNAITDACVSMMTARTAVLGAILNVKINLSALKDEEYVARMREECGQLEKAAVAKEQALLEKVNKTL, encoded by the coding sequence ATGTTAGTAAACTTAACTGTTAAAGAATTCCTATCCCAAACCGCCGGCAACGATCCTGTTCCCGGAGGAGGTAGTATTGCCGCATTGAATGCCGCAATTTCAGCGGCCCTTGCCGAAATGGTTGCTAACCTTACCATTGGCAAGAAGAAGTATGAAGATAAAGAAGAGATGATGAAAAAGCTTGCAGCATCAGCAAACAACTATCGTGCACTCTTTATCCACGATATAGATGCCGATTCGGATGCTTACGACCAAGTCTTTGCTGCATTCAAACTCCCGAAAGAAACTGATGAGGAAAAAGCCGAGCGTAGCAAGCAGATACAGGCTACCACTACGATAGCTGCCGACGTGCCTATGGATGTCGCACGTAAAGCTTTTGCTATAATGGAGGTCATAGAGGAAGTTGCCGAACATGGCAACCAGAATGCTATAACAGATGCTTGCGTAAGTATGATGACTGCGCGTACAGCCGTATTGGGTGCGATACTGAATGTGAAGATAAATCTCTCTGCATTGAAAGATGAAGAGTATGTCGCACGTATGAGAGAAGAATGCGGCCAGTTGGAAAAGGCGGCTGTAGCTAAAGAACAAGCTTTGCTGGAAAAGGTAAATAAAACACTATAA
- a CDS encoding triple tyrosine motif-containing protein: MKYIYILIIAFLVSAYSYANPVWKRKVINYERGQYEAGPQNWMIDQSENGWIYCANNNGLLEFDGVNWSLYPIRNRILRSLKIVNNKIFVGGSSEFGYFAPNEMGFLEYKSLSEKITGWTGEVWKILLNDNIIYFISDMHIHMYKDGLGIRTIAIDKKIDCSGIVGGKLYIGTTEGIFFLNKENKMEFLSTSSSLLSHKLVSILPYENRLLVTTAQFGLYLLDNNSIQRVHSIADDFISANQMFSTSILGSVVALGSVQSGTLLFDLKNPRFKEIYNLDNGLKNNTILSSFFDKDNNLWLGLDKGIGLIDLNTPVSHLYATVSPIGTGYCSALYRNEFYLGTNQGLYKSEPDGTCRLIKGSEGQIWSMLEYDNSLFCSGDNGIMVIDATGTYKINIPGIWETHPIAPDKDKLIAGSYFGLDIIEKKNGRWVPSHRVENFNNSSRGFIEDDENPHSFWLVNDKQKVEKITFDSVFYGITNRKEYTLGNSRTSENLFFRKVDNNLIICGLDGIYQYSRITDSFDKYTQLESMLEGPRYYEFLFVDKLKNIWFVTDSKLKFRKYSPNGYNASIYNWGLSNELIINHENVYLPDPKSAIISVDNAFIKIDLTKDIHKLKNIKTYIKSLSSSRNDSIISTGQATSLVSIPYSLNSIKINFAATDFTQTSDILYVYRLRGVDDEWSLPSSIASKEYTNLSEGKYVFEVKAFVNGNTDPTNTASVSFMIFPPWYRSSLAYILYFLIIIIFLFVLYKKTISKQKKIIYQKGEELIAQTKRYEEETKLKDQEIYELQNENLKTELRYKTQELSGYMLNVIRKNEILEDVKKNALSISKSIDEEKEVNIIKQKVVRLISQINSNIEHDTDFEVFKSNFDLVHQDFFRLLDERFPGLSRNDKILCAYLYMNLSTKEIAPLLNISTRGVEVNRYRLRKKMNLDRDINLSEYLQNLK; this comes from the coding sequence ATGAAATATATATATATTCTTATCATAGCTTTTCTTGTGTCTGCATATAGTTATGCAAACCCGGTATGGAAACGAAAAGTTATCAATTACGAACGCGGGCAGTATGAGGCGGGGCCTCAGAACTGGATGATAGATCAATCTGAAAACGGATGGATATACTGTGCAAATAATAACGGTCTGCTTGAATTTGATGGAGTTAACTGGTCTTTATATCCAATCAGGAACCGGATTTTACGTTCGTTAAAAATTGTCAATAATAAAATATTCGTAGGTGGAAGTTCTGAATTTGGTTACTTCGCACCCAATGAGATGGGATTTCTGGAATACAAGTCTTTATCAGAAAAGATTACCGGTTGGACAGGAGAAGTGTGGAAAATATTACTGAACGATAATATTATATATTTCATCAGCGATATGCATATACATATGTATAAAGACGGTCTCGGGATAAGGACTATAGCTATAGATAAAAAGATAGATTGTTCGGGTATAGTAGGAGGGAAGTTATATATAGGCACTACAGAGGGAATCTTTTTTTTGAATAAAGAAAATAAGATGGAATTTCTATCCACATCTTCTTCATTATTGTCTCATAAGCTAGTCAGTATCCTTCCATACGAGAATCGATTGTTGGTAACCACTGCTCAATTTGGCCTGTATTTACTGGATAATAATAGTATACAACGGGTACATTCTATTGCTGATGATTTTATCTCTGCCAACCAGATGTTCAGTACCTCTATACTCGGTTCGGTGGTTGCGTTAGGCTCAGTCCAGAGCGGAACTCTGCTTTTCGATTTAAAGAATCCTCGATTTAAAGAAATTTATAATCTTGATAATGGCCTGAAGAACAATACTATTCTGAGTTCATTTTTCGATAAAGACAATAACCTTTGGCTGGGGCTCGACAAAGGTATTGGCCTTATAGATCTGAATACTCCCGTAAGCCACCTTTATGCGACTGTTTCTCCCATTGGCACCGGATATTGTTCGGCCCTTTACAGAAATGAATTTTACCTGGGTACCAACCAGGGATTATATAAATCGGAACCCGATGGCACTTGCCGATTAATAAAGGGATCGGAAGGGCAGATATGGTCAATGCTGGAATATGATAATTCTCTTTTTTGCTCCGGAGATAATGGAATTATGGTTATAGATGCTACAGGAACATACAAGATAAATATACCCGGTATATGGGAAACTCATCCGATAGCTCCGGATAAGGATAAGCTGATAGCAGGAAGTTATTTCGGTTTGGATATAATAGAGAAAAAAAACGGCAGATGGGTGCCTTCGCATAGGGTGGAGAATTTTAACAATTCGAGTCGGGGATTCATTGAAGATGATGAAAATCCGCATAGTTTCTGGTTAGTAAATGATAAACAGAAAGTGGAAAAGATAACTTTCGATTCTGTATTCTATGGCATAACCAACAGAAAAGAATATACACTGGGAAATTCGAGAACGAGTGAAAATTTGTTTTTCCGGAAGGTTGATAATAATCTTATTATTTGCGGACTGGATGGAATTTACCAATATAGCCGTATCACAGATAGCTTCGACAAATATACGCAACTCGAATCCATGCTTGAAGGGCCCCGATATTATGAGTTCTTATTTGTAGATAAACTAAAGAATATATGGTTTGTGACAGACAGCAAGCTGAAATTCAGGAAATATTCGCCTAATGGTTACAATGCTTCCATATACAATTGGGGACTGTCTAATGAGCTGATTATTAATCATGAGAATGTTTACCTTCCCGATCCTAAATCTGCAATTATATCTGTAGATAATGCCTTTATAAAGATAGACTTAACCAAAGATATTCATAAGCTAAAAAATATAAAGACTTATATAAAAAGCCTTTCCAGTAGCCGGAATGATAGCATTATCAGTACGGGGCAGGCTACCTCTCTCGTATCCATACCCTATTCCTTAAATTCGATAAAGATAAATTTTGCTGCAACAGATTTCACGCAAACATCAGATATACTATATGTATACAGGCTTAGGGGTGTGGATGATGAATGGAGCTTGCCCTCATCCATCGCATCGAAAGAATATACCAATTTGTCAGAAGGGAAGTATGTGTTTGAAGTAAAGGCATTTGTAAATGGGAATACGGATCCGACAAATACGGCCTCTGTCAGCTTCATGATTTTTCCCCCATGGTATAGGTCTTCCCTGGCGTATATATTGTATTTTCTGATAATTATCATTTTCTTATTTGTTCTGTATAAAAAGACAATAAGTAAGCAAAAGAAGATAATATACCAGAAAGGTGAAGAATTGATAGCACAAACCAAGCGTTATGAAGAGGAAACCAAGTTGAAAGATCAGGAAATATATGAACTCCAGAATGAAAATCTGAAAACTGAATTGCGATATAAAACTCAGGAACTCAGTGGGTATATGCTAAATGTAATCCGCAAAAATGAAATTCTTGAAGATGTTAAAAAGAATGCCTTGAGTATATCAAAATCTATAGATGAAGAGAAAGAAGTAAACATAATAAAACAAAAGGTAGTAAGGCTTATAAGCCAAATCAATAGCAATATAGAACATGATACGGATTTTGAAGTATTTAAATCCAATTTCGACCTTGTGCATCAGGATTTCTTCAGGCTGCTGGATGAGCGCTTTCCGGGGCTGAGCCGGAATGATAAAATATTGTGTGCCTACTTGTATATGAACCTTTCAACCAAAGAGATAGCTCCTTTATTGAATATATCTACACGTGGGGTAGAGGTAAACAGATACAGATTACGAAAGAAGATGAATCTCGACAGGGATATAAATCTCTCGGAATATCTACAAAATCTCAAGTGA
- the hutI gene encoding imidazolonepropionase, translating to MKKGNIIIKNVTQLVTCSGFSAKKGKEMSDLSVIENGTVIITDGIITYVGKDANCPPLSDFPDHEVVDATGKAVLPGFVDSHTHFIFGGYREEEFSWRMRGDSYMSIMERGGGIHNTMTATRNASFDELKNSGRKRLNSMLAMGVTTVEGKSGYGMDKATELKQLEVMKSLNKEHAVDIVSTFMGAHATPTEYKGREDEFLDYMIKEVMPEVKSKGLAECCDIFCERNVFDIDQSRRYLTAARDLGFKLKIHADEIVTLGGAELAAELKALSADHLLQASDNGIEDLAESGVVATLLPCTAFSLKEHYARGRYMIDSGCAVALATDLNPGSSFTNSIPLLFALASIYMQLSPEEALAALTINGAAAVGKADRIGSIDVGKQGDLVILEYPSYKFLPYHIGMNIVEKVIKKGNVVVS from the coding sequence ATGAAAAAAGGTAATATCATTATAAAGAACGTAACGCAATTAGTTACGTGTAGCGGATTCTCAGCGAAGAAAGGAAAGGAGATGTCCGATCTTTCAGTGATAGAGAACGGAACGGTTATCATTACCGATGGCATCATCACCTATGTGGGAAAGGATGCTAATTGCCCGCCGCTGTCCGATTTTCCTGACCATGAAGTGGTTGACGCTACAGGTAAGGCTGTACTTCCGGGCTTCGTGGATTCCCATACCCATTTCATATTCGGAGGATACCGCGAAGAAGAATTCTCGTGGCGTATGCGTGGTGACAGCTATATGTCTATCATGGAGCGTGGAGGTGGTATTCACAACACGATGACCGCGACACGCAATGCTTCGTTCGACGAATTGAAAAATTCGGGCCGGAAACGTCTCAACAGCATGCTGGCAATGGGCGTCACTACCGTTGAAGGGAAGAGCGGATATGGCATGGATAAGGCAACTGAACTGAAGCAGCTTGAGGTAATGAAATCGCTGAATAAAGAGCATGCCGTAGATATTGTCAGCACCTTTATGGGGGCACATGCTACTCCTACGGAATATAAAGGACGGGAAGATGAATTCCTCGATTATATGATTAAGGAGGTAATGCCCGAAGTAAAGTCGAAAGGCCTTGCCGAATGTTGTGATATCTTTTGCGAAAGGAATGTATTCGATATAGATCAATCACGAAGATATCTTACGGCCGCCCGTGATCTGGGTTTCAAGCTGAAAATACATGCCGATGAGATTGTCACTCTGGGCGGTGCAGAACTCGCAGCCGAACTGAAAGCCCTTTCTGCCGATCATCTGCTACAAGCCTCGGACAATGGAATCGAGGATTTAGCCGAGAGCGGAGTAGTGGCTACATTGCTTCCATGTACAGCTTTTTCTCTAAAGGAACATTATGCGCGGGGACGTTATATGATAGACTCCGGTTGTGCAGTGGCTTTGGCTACTGACCTGAATCCGGGAAGCAGTTTCACGAACTCCATTCCTTTACTTTTTGCTTTGGCTTCTATCTATATGCAGCTATCTCCCGAAGAAGCCTTGGCCGCTTTAACCATAAACGGAGCGGCAGCAGTAGGAAAAGCTGACAGAATCGGCAGTATAGATGTCGGAAAACAGGGTGATCTTGTGATTCTCGAATATCCGTCATATAAGTTCTTGCCATATCATATAGGGATGAATATTGTGGAAAAAGTAATAAAAAAGGGAAATGTTGTCGTTTCATAA
- a CDS encoding TonB-dependent receptor: protein MKREPIFWKILFILPLFLFSSLAVFGQTSEIKGTVTDAATGETLIGVSVSEKGTTNGTMTDLDGQYSIKVPSGATLIFTYVGYVTQERPATGGTINVALSLTQQMLDEVVVIGYGVQKKSVVTAAISSVKSSDIEKLTPSRIENVLKGQVSGVQVTQGSGQPGSGSTVRIRGIGTTGNSDPLYIVDGMAVDGGITNLNPSDIASVEILKDGASAAVYGSRAANGVVLITTKTGVAGKPKISYDMSYGFQNPWKKKAVLNSEQYMVLVNELYLNNGEALLYSSKDIADARAGLTPNTDWQEEVFNKDAPVQNHQISISGGNDKISYYLSFGYFDQEGIIGGNYNASNYKRWSVRSNNTYEVYNAEKERSFLNKLKIGSNVTYSRGKKIGIGTNDVFGTVLGSATTLPPNLSVYLSEDDGKALLEKHPYAVKAKDGRVLNPAPAYFQEIRNPIGLMLRPDKSFDNEDKFIGTFWGELNLYKGLTFKSSYGFDLAFWGNDGYRFPYYLSDNSAASNEDPAKSEVWSSMNRGATWQIENTLNYNFKIGEDHSFTILAGQSAREYSVRAVSGSGYEHISYDPSMMVIDATRGDATKGGRRSGGSASSTTLASYFGRLDYNFAERYMLQATVRRDGSDKFGSNNKWGTFPSFSVGWNVLNEPFMKDITPEWFHNMKLRGSWGVNGNQRIDAYAYMSLMDGGQNYYFGENMYYGISSGRLPNPDLKWEESKQTDIGLDLGFLRNSLTLTVDYYKKRTVGMLREKPTPSYVGLRAPLANSGTMDNSGWEFDVSYRGEIQDVNFGVKANASYMKNTLVDYGNASGENSWGGVGAAGVENFIYQKNGMPSPYFYGYRTDGILQTQEEADEYNFKYGENAKPGDVRFKNLNGDDKIDDEDRDMIGKPNPDWTFGLTLNAEWKGFDFYAFFQGVTGNKIFDISKRSDIPRQNLPSWMLDRWTGPGTSNKIPRLVAGEDNRNWRASDLYIKNGAYCRLKNIQLGYTIPAAITRKASIDRLRIYVAAENLLTFTKYDGFDPEIGDGDMGVDKGIYPQARTITLGASISF, encoded by the coding sequence ATGAAGAGAGAACCCATCTTTTGGAAAATTTTATTCATTCTTCCTCTATTTCTTTTTTCTTCCTTGGCTGTATTCGGACAGACGTCTGAAATAAAAGGAACTGTAACAGATGCAGCTACAGGAGAAACGTTAATCGGTGTATCAGTCTCCGAGAAGGGGACCACAAATGGTACTATGACCGATCTGGACGGTCAGTATTCTATTAAAGTTCCATCCGGAGCTACGTTGATATTTACATATGTCGGATATGTAACTCAGGAAAGGCCCGCTACGGGAGGTACAATAAATGTAGCCTTAAGTCTCACTCAACAGATGCTGGATGAAGTAGTGGTCATCGGCTATGGCGTTCAGAAAAAAAGTGTGGTTACTGCGGCAATCAGTAGCGTAAAGTCTTCTGATATCGAAAAACTGACGCCTTCTCGTATCGAAAATGTACTGAAAGGCCAGGTATCCGGTGTACAGGTTACACAAGGCTCAGGACAACCCGGTAGTGGTTCTACTGTCCGCATACGCGGTATCGGTACTACCGGCAACAGTGATCCTCTATACATCGTGGACGGAATGGCTGTAGACGGAGGTATCACTAATCTGAATCCTTCCGATATTGCATCAGTAGAAATATTGAAAGACGGTGCATCGGCTGCTGTATACGGATCGCGTGCAGCAAATGGTGTAGTTCTGATAACAACCAAAACAGGAGTAGCAGGTAAACCTAAAATCAGCTATGACATGAGTTATGGATTCCAAAACCCATGGAAGAAAAAAGCGGTGCTCAACTCGGAACAGTACATGGTACTGGTTAACGAACTGTATTTAAACAATGGAGAAGCACTTCTCTACTCGTCCAAGGACATTGCCGATGCACGGGCAGGACTAACTCCGAATACCGACTGGCAGGAAGAGGTGTTCAATAAAGACGCTCCGGTACAAAATCATCAGATCAGTATCTCCGGTGGAAATGACAAAATTTCATATTATCTGTCTTTCGGTTACTTTGATCAGGAAGGTATTATCGGTGGCAACTATAATGCTTCAAATTACAAACGCTGGAGTGTTCGTAGCAACAATACTTACGAAGTATACAATGCGGAAAAAGAGCGCAGCTTCCTTAATAAATTGAAAATTGGCTCAAACGTAACTTATTCCCGAGGTAAAAAAATAGGGATAGGTACAAACGATGTATTCGGAACAGTATTGGGTAGCGCAACGACTTTACCCCCTAACCTAAGCGTATATCTGTCTGAAGATGATGGAAAAGCATTACTCGAGAAACATCCGTATGCAGTAAAAGCAAAAGACGGCCGTGTATTAAATCCCGCTCCCGCTTATTTCCAGGAAATCCGGAATCCGATCGGTTTAATGTTACGCCCGGACAAGAGCTTCGATAATGAAGACAAATTCATCGGAACGTTCTGGGGCGAATTAAATCTGTATAAAGGACTAACATTTAAAAGCAGCTATGGTTTCGACCTCGCATTCTGGGGCAATGACGGCTACAGATTCCCTTATTATCTATCGGATAACTCAGCTGCATCGAATGAAGACCCTGCCAAATCGGAAGTATGGTCGAGCATGAACCGTGGAGCTACATGGCAGATAGAAAATACGCTGAACTATAACTTCAAAATAGGAGAAGACCACTCCTTCACTATCCTTGCAGGACAATCGGCCCGGGAATATTCTGTACGTGCCGTTAGCGGTAGCGGATATGAGCATATCTCTTACGACCCTTCCATGATGGTGATCGACGCCACGCGTGGTGATGCTACAAAAGGAGGCCGCCGCAGTGGAGGTAGCGCATCCAGCACAACTCTGGCCTCTTATTTCGGGCGTTTAGATTATAACTTTGCCGAGCGCTATATGCTTCAGGCAACAGTACGTCGCGATGGTTCCGACAAATTTGGTAGTAACAACAAGTGGGGAACATTCCCATCCTTCTCTGTAGGTTGGAATGTCCTTAACGAACCGTTTATGAAAGATATAACTCCTGAGTGGTTCCACAATATGAAGCTGAGAGGCAGTTGGGGTGTCAACGGTAATCAGAGAATCGATGCTTATGCATACATGAGTCTGATGGATGGTGGCCAAAATTACTATTTCGGAGAAAATATGTATTACGGTATAAGCAGCGGACGCCTTCCAAATCCGGACCTAAAATGGGAAGAAAGTAAACAAACCGATATAGGTCTCGATCTAGGCTTTCTGAGAAATTCCCTTACACTGACAGTAGACTATTACAAGAAACGCACTGTAGGTATGCTTCGCGAAAAGCCAACTCCTAGCTATGTAGGTCTACGTGCACCTTTAGCCAACTCAGGTACGATGGATAATTCCGGTTGGGAATTTGATGTGAGTTACCGTGGCGAGATACAAGACGTAAACTTTGGCGTCAAAGCGAATGCATCTTATATGAAAAATACATTGGTGGATTACGGTAATGCCAGTGGTGAGAATTCATGGGGAGGTGTTGGTGCTGCCGGTGTTGAGAACTTTATCTATCAAAAGAACGGAATGCCTAGTCCATATTTCTACGGATATCGTACCGATGGAATATTACAGACCCAGGAAGAAGCCGATGAATATAACTTCAAATACGGAGAGAATGCCAAACCAGGTGATGTCCGTTTTAAAAACCTCAACGGAGATGATAAAATCGACGATGAGGACAGAGATATGATAGGTAAACCAAATCCGGACTGGACATTTGGTCTTACTCTCAATGCAGAATGGAAAGGATTTGATTTCTATGCGTTCTTCCAAGGAGTTACCGGAAATAAAATTTTTGATATCTCGAAACGTTCAGATATTCCTCGGCAAAACTTACCGTCATGGATGCTCGACAGATGGACCGGACCAGGTACTTCAAACAAGATTCCCCGCCTTGTTGCAGGAGAAGACAACCGTAACTGGCGCGCTTCAGATCTTTATATCAAAAACGGTGCATATTGCCGTTTGAAGAATATACAGTTGGGATATACTATTCCGGCAGCCATTACACGAAAAGCCAGTATCGACCGCCTTCGCATATATGTAGCGGCCGAAAATCTCCTCACCTTTACCAAATACGATGGTTTTGACCCTGAGATCGGAGATGGAGATATGGGGGTTGACAAAGGCATATACCCACAAGCACGTACTATAACATTAGGTGCCAGCATTTCCTTCTAA
- the ftcD gene encoding glutamate formimidoyltransferase gives MSTNKIVECVPNFSEGRDLEKVEKIANAFRAKAGVKLLDYSTDKDHNRMVVTIVGEPEALKKAVIEAIGIAVDIIDLNHHKGQHPRMGAVDVVPFIPIRNVSMEEAISLSKEVAKEVADKYNLPVYLYEKAASAPHRENLATIRKGEFEGLKDKMQLPEWKPDFGHLQPHPTAGATVIGARMPLVAYNVNLNTDKLEIADAIAKKVRFLGGGLRFCKAMGVELTDRGIVQVSMNLTDYTKTAIYRAHELVRIEANRYGVSIVGAEIIGLVPMDALINTAAYYLGLEGFSTKQVLETHLME, from the coding sequence ATGAGCACTAACAAAATCGTAGAATGCGTACCCAATTTCAGCGAAGGGCGCGATTTGGAAAAGGTAGAAAAGATAGCGAATGCTTTCCGTGCAAAAGCAGGCGTAAAGCTACTCGATTACAGTACAGATAAAGACCATAACCGCATGGTCGTAACCATAGTAGGCGAACCCGAAGCACTAAAGAAAGCTGTAATAGAAGCTATCGGCATTGCAGTGGATATTATCGACCTCAACCATCACAAGGGACAGCATCCGCGTATGGGAGCAGTAGATGTAGTGCCGTTTATCCCAATTCGCAATGTGTCGATGGAAGAGGCAATCAGTCTGTCCAAAGAAGTAGCTAAAGAAGTGGCAGACAAATACAACTTACCCGTTTATCTATACGAGAAAGCTGCATCTGCGCCACATCGCGAAAACCTGGCTACTATCCGCAAAGGTGAATTTGAAGGCTTGAAAGATAAAATGCAATTACCCGAGTGGAAACCCGATTTCGGCCATTTACAGCCACATCCGACAGCAGGTGCGACCGTTATAGGCGCACGTATGCCGTTAGTAGCTTACAATGTGAACCTGAATACGGACAAGCTGGAAATAGCTGATGCCATTGCCAAAAAAGTACGTTTCCTCGGTGGCGGGCTTCGTTTCTGTAAGGCGATGGGTGTGGAGCTTACCGACAGGGGTATTGTACAGGTATCGATGAACCTGACCGATTATACCAAGACTGCCATTTATCGTGCTCATGAGCTGGTGCGCATCGAAGCTAACCGCTATGGGGTAAGTATTGTAGGTGCGGAAATTATCGGACTTGTTCCTATGGATGCACTGATAAATACGGCTGCCTATTACCTCGGGTTAGAAGGCTTTTCTACAAAGCAGGTATTAGAAACCCATCTGATGGAGTAG
- a CDS encoding urocanate hydratase, translating into MEIRLNNQLPAYPSFIEGIRRAPDRGYKLTPAQTKIALKNALRYIPNELHEAIAPEFLKELKTRGRIYGYRYRPEGDIYPKPIDEYKGNCIEGKAFQVMIDNNLCFDIALYPYELVTYGETGQVCQNWMQYHLIKQYLEILTQEQTLVIESGHPLGLFKSKPDAPRVIITNSMMVGMFDNQADWEVAAQMGVANYGQMTAGGWMYIGPQGIVHGTFNTLLNAGRLKLGISQNKNLNGYLFVSSGLGGMSGAQPKAADIAGAVSITAEVDYSRIETRYNQGWVHHIVLDAGEAFKLAKTAKRERKSCSIAYLGNVVDLLEYAQTNQIHIDLLSDQTSCHAAYEGGYCPVGISFEERTRLLKKDRGTFRKLVDESLRRHFEVIRKLVNRGTYFFDYGNSFMKAIYDAGVKEISKNGIDEKDGFIWPSYVEDIMGPELFDYGYGPFRWVCLSGKHEDLIKTDHAAMECIDPTRRGQDKDNYDWIRDAEKNQLVVGTQARILYQDALGRMNIALRFNQLVRDGEVGPIMLGRDHHDVSGTDSPFRETANIKDGSNVMADMAVQCFAGNAARGMSLVALHNGGGVGIGKSINGGFGLVCDGSERIDGIIRSSMLWDVMGGVARRSWARNGNAIETCESFNQSHKDEYHITMPYLADDEYIKQLCK; encoded by the coding sequence ATGGAAATCAGACTCAATAACCAGCTGCCTGCATATCCCTCTTTCATTGAAGGAATACGCCGTGCTCCCGACCGGGGATATAAACTGACTCCTGCCCAAACAAAAATTGCTCTCAAGAATGCTTTACGATACATACCTAATGAACTTCATGAAGCTATAGCTCCCGAATTTCTGAAAGAATTGAAAACCCGGGGACGTATATACGGATACCGCTACCGTCCTGAAGGAGATATTTATCCGAAGCCAATAGATGAGTATAAAGGAAACTGTATAGAAGGAAAGGCCTTTCAGGTGATGATAGATAATAATCTGTGTTTCGACATAGCTCTTTATCCCTACGAACTGGTTACATATGGAGAAACCGGACAGGTATGTCAAAATTGGATGCAGTACCACCTGATAAAGCAATATCTGGAGATATTGACGCAGGAGCAAACCCTGGTTATAGAATCGGGACACCCTTTAGGTTTGTTCAAATCGAAACCGGATGCACCCCGTGTTATCATTACCAATTCGATGATGGTCGGCATGTTCGACAACCAAGCCGATTGGGAGGTTGCCGCACAGATGGGTGTCGCTAATTATGGACAGATGACTGCCGGAGGGTGGATGTATATTGGGCCTCAGGGAATTGTGCATGGTACATTTAATACGCTGCTGAATGCCGGACGGTTGAAACTGGGTATTTCGCAGAACAAAAACCTGAATGGCTATCTCTTTGTATCTTCCGGTCTCGGAGGTATGAGCGGCGCTCAGCCAAAAGCTGCCGATATAGCAGGAGCGGTATCTATTACGGCTGAGGTGGATTATTCACGGATTGAAACCCGTTATAATCAGGGTTGGGTGCATCATATTGTTTTGGATGCGGGCGAAGCCTTTAAATTAGCTAAGACAGCCAAAAGGGAACGTAAGTCTTGTTCAATCGCCTATCTTGGCAACGTTGTCGATCTGCTCGAATATGCTCAGACAAATCAGATACACATCGATTTATTGTCTGATCAAACATCATGTCATGCTGCATACGAAGGGGGATATTGTCCTGTAGGAATATCTTTTGAGGAGCGTACACGTTTATTGAAAAAGGACAGGGGTACTTTCCGTAAGTTGGTGGATGAATCGTTGAGGCGTCATTTCGAAGTGATTCGTAAACTCGTGAACCGTGGTACCTATTTCTTTGACTATGGTAATTCTTTTATGAAAGCAATATATGATGCCGGAGTGAAAGAGATTTCTAAAAACGGTATAGATGAAAAAGACGGATTTATATGGCCATCTTATGTTGAGGATATTATGGGCCCCGAATTATTCGATTACGGATACGGTCCTTTCCGCTGGGTGTGCCTGAGCGGAAAACATGAAGACCTGATAAAGACCGACCATGCGGCAATGGAATGTATAGATCCTACACGAAGAGGGCAGGATAAAGACAATTACGACTGGATTCGCGATGCCGAGAAAAACCAATTGGTAGTAGGTACACAGGCGCGTATCCTTTATCAGGATGCTTTAGGACGAATGAATATTGCCCTGAGATTCAACCAGCTGGTACGCGATGGTGAAGTCGGGCCTATCATGCTCGGTCGCGATCATCATGATGTAAGCGGTACTGATTCCCCTTTCCGCGAAACGGCAAATATAAAAGACGGCAGTAATGTAATGGCCGATATGGCTGTGCAGTGTTTTGCCGGAAATGCCGCCCGTGGCATGAGTCTGGTTGCACTTCACAACGGAGGAGGCGTCGGAATTGGCAAGTCGATAAACGGAGGATTCGGATTAGTTTGCGATGGTAGTGAACGAATCGATGGTATTATTCGTTCATCTATGTTGTGGGATGTAATGGGAGGAGTTGCCCGCCGTTCGTGGGCAAGAAACGGGAATGCAATAGAAACCTGCGAATCGTTCAACCAATCCCATAAAGACGAATACCATATCACGATGCCTTATCTGGCTGATGATGAATATATAAAGCAACTTTGTAAATAA